From the genome of Phreatobacter cathodiphilus, one region includes:
- a CDS encoding ChbG/HpnK family deacetylase, whose translation MKRLILCADDYALAPGVSRAIRDLAAAGRLNATSVMTPGPDLAAEAARLLAVSPAGFQIGLHVTLTGGLTPLTAPRLAMAEGIGSLLMRSHLRRLDRGAVAAEVEAQMQAFIAAFGAPPAFVDGHQHAHLLPGIRDIVVAAAERHAPGAWIRQCSGPGGAGAGVKGRVIAGLSRGLRRLLARHGVATNPAFSGAYDFRRAADFAAIFPTFLPRLPDGALVMVHPGHVDEALRRADPVHGPREHEYAYLAGETFPRDLAAAGFSLT comes from the coding sequence ATGAAGCGTCTCATCCTCTGCGCCGACGACTATGCGCTGGCGCCGGGGGTCTCGCGCGCCATCCGCGACCTCGCCGCCGCCGGCCGGCTCAACGCCACGTCGGTCATGACGCCGGGGCCGGACCTCGCCGCCGAGGCCGCGCGGCTCCTCGCCGTCTCTCCGGCCGGCTTCCAGATCGGGCTCCACGTGACGCTCACAGGGGGGCTGACGCCGCTCACCGCGCCGCGCCTCGCCATGGCCGAAGGCATCGGCTCGCTCCTGATGCGCTCCCACTTGCGCCGGCTCGATCGCGGCGCCGTCGCCGCCGAGGTCGAGGCGCAGATGCAGGCCTTCATTGCCGCCTTCGGCGCGCCGCCCGCCTTCGTCGACGGCCACCAGCACGCCCATCTGCTGCCCGGCATCCGCGACATCGTCGTGGCGGCGGCGGAGCGCCACGCACCCGGCGCCTGGATCCGCCAGTGCAGCGGGCCGGGCGGTGCCGGAGCGGGCGTCAAGGGCCGGGTCATCGCCGGCCTCTCGCGGGGGCTGCGCCGGCTCCTCGCCCGCCACGGGGTCGCGACCAACCCCGCCTTCTCCGGCGCTTACGACTTCCGCCGCGCCGCCGATTTCGCCGCGATCTTCCCGACCTTCCTTCCCCGGCTGCCGGACGGCGCCCTCGTCATGGTCCATCCGGGGCATGTCGACGAGGCGCTGAGGCGGGCCGATCCGGTCCACGGCCCCCGCGAGCACGAATACGCCTATCTCGCCGGCGAGACTTTCCCCCGCGACCTCGCCGCCGCGGGGTTCTCTCTCACCTGA